From a region of the Williamsia phyllosphaerae genome:
- a CDS encoding MlaD family protein — protein sequence MIAGGRRVRVRRAVVVLAMLLVAWLSAACGIQVTDLPLPGTRVSGESRSLRIEFSNVLNLPARSKVLLNGTKVGVLRSVGIGGSAASPVAVATVDLESDVVVPQGTRAALEQSTLLGDIYISLTPSGTGGGGRLGDGATIPVAQTTVTPAVEDLLGGIAALANGGTLEKIQRTVDKANTAFPQNRADRDKGIETSRELIARIAENSSSVGQLIDSLGILGRSVQTQGKDLGFALDVGPERIGGALVSFVGFAQVLTSLGFQLTKVSDLFGPRYKQLVGLITTANPLVDLAVSLDASAPSDIARLDDLVSNKILPLLASPSVNIVDITSPRGLSTPAASNDQIRTVASTLRMIGAMR from the coding sequence ATGATCGCGGGTGGACGGCGGGTGCGCGTACGTCGCGCGGTGGTGGTGCTCGCGATGTTGTTGGTGGCGTGGCTGTCGGCGGCGTGCGGGATCCAGGTCACCGATCTGCCACTGCCCGGCACGCGCGTGTCGGGCGAGAGTCGTTCGCTGAGAATCGAGTTCAGCAACGTGTTGAACCTACCCGCCCGCAGCAAGGTGCTGTTGAACGGCACGAAGGTCGGGGTGCTGCGGTCGGTGGGTATCGGCGGGTCGGCGGCGTCACCGGTAGCGGTGGCGACCGTCGACCTCGAGAGCGATGTGGTCGTGCCCCAGGGCACCCGGGCCGCTCTCGAACAGTCGACCCTGCTCGGCGACATCTACATCTCGCTGACCCCGTCCGGTACCGGTGGTGGCGGCCGACTCGGTGACGGCGCCACGATCCCGGTGGCGCAGACCACGGTGACCCCGGCCGTCGAGGATCTGCTCGGCGGGATCGCGGCGCTGGCCAACGGCGGGACCCTGGAGAAGATCCAGCGGACCGTCGACAAGGCCAACACCGCGTTCCCGCAGAACCGGGCCGATCGCGACAAGGGCATCGAGACCTCGCGCGAGCTGATCGCCCGGATCGCGGAGAACTCGTCGTCGGTCGGTCAGCTCATCGACTCGCTCGGGATCCTGGGGCGGTCGGTGCAGACGCAGGGCAAGGATCTCGGTTTCGCGCTCGACGTGGGCCCCGAACGCATCGGCGGGGCACTGGTGTCGTTCGTCGGGTTCGCCCAGGTGTTGACGTCGTTGGGATTTCAGCTGACGAAGGTGTCGGATCTGTTCGGGCCGCGGTACAAGCAGCTGGTCGGCCTGATCACCACGGCGAACCCGTTGGTCGACCTGGCGGTGTCGCTGGACGCGTCGGCGCCGTCGGACATCGCCCGGCTCGATGATCTGGTGAGCAACAAGATATTGCCGCTGCTGGCGAGCCCGTCGGTGAACATCGTCGACATCACCTCACCGCGCGGGCTGTCGACGCCGGCGGCGTCAAACGATCAGATCCGCACCGTCGCATCGACTCTGCGGATGATCGGGGCCATGCGATGA
- a CDS encoding TetR/AcrR family transcriptional regulator, producing MRAENGSADTPAGSTPPVIMTPPVITTPPVITTPSTIATPKGRRTEKAFLAAARTVFADKGFLNAKISDIAETAGRSTGSFYNYYDNKQQLLEALLDDFTAQILERTRRNLTPDPGSNIEQAVRAYWATYRDYLPEMIGAFQLSMTDRQFALWWRNRRQEGIRAVNEVFRSVERSGVDIGLDKNLFASAIVSMLESFCWTWFVAGKDELVVGRDDEAAIITLTEIWRRGLVMPASITTP from the coding sequence GTGAGAGCTGAGAACGGATCGGCCGACACCCCGGCCGGCTCGACCCCTCCTGTCATCATGACCCCTCCCGTCATCACGACCCCTCCTGTCATCACGACTCCGTCGACCATCGCGACCCCGAAGGGCCGACGGACCGAGAAGGCATTCCTGGCCGCGGCCCGCACGGTGTTCGCGGACAAGGGATTCCTGAACGCCAAGATCTCCGACATCGCCGAGACGGCGGGGCGGTCGACGGGATCGTTCTACAACTACTACGACAACAAACAGCAGCTGCTCGAGGCGCTGCTCGACGATTTCACCGCGCAGATCCTGGAACGGACCCGCCGCAACCTGACCCCGGACCCGGGCAGCAACATCGAGCAGGCCGTGCGCGCGTATTGGGCGACCTACCGGGACTACCTGCCCGAGATGATCGGCGCCTTCCAGTTGTCGATGACCGACCGGCAGTTCGCCCTGTGGTGGCGCAACCGTCGACAGGAGGGCATCCGGGCGGTCAACGAGGTGTTCCGTTCGGTGGAACGCAGCGGCGTCGACATCGGTCTGGACAAGAACCTGTTCGCGTCGGCGATCGTGTCGATGCTCGAATCCTTCTGCTGGACATGGTTCGTCGCGGGCAAGGACGAACTCGTCGTCGGCCGCGACGACGAGGCGGCGATCATCACGCTGACCGAGATCTGGCGACGCGGGCTGGTCATGCCCGCGTCCATCACGACACCCTGA
- a CDS encoding MlaD family protein, producing the protein MRIGVRTSLVLLVVVSVALAAYLGVGILKLKPFAATETVTVELASSGGLLPRSRVLYNGIEVGHVTDIAVRPEGLRATLSIESEYDIPATAQVTVANLSLVGEQYLDFSSTQAGGPYIRDGAVLSRNVVTQATVGETLTNLQRLVGQIDPQRLTSIANTINAGWLGREDDITKLGEFSNRFSRNVTTQRTEFSDLFDTAQEFVRKADGIGPKLSAGSRELAAGQKSFTELFALFPGLARATNGAVAWSQVINPFVTKLSDYLQRILPKVTPPLAVLLPLIRQIAPVTQIDIASFVQRGLQIVDENGVVRFRVATK; encoded by the coding sequence ATGAGGATCGGTGTGCGCACCTCGCTGGTGCTGCTGGTGGTGGTGTCGGTCGCGTTGGCCGCCTACCTCGGTGTCGGCATCCTGAAGCTGAAACCGTTCGCGGCCACCGAGACCGTGACCGTCGAACTGGCGTCCTCGGGTGGGCTGCTGCCGCGGTCGCGGGTGTTGTACAACGGCATCGAGGTCGGCCACGTCACCGACATCGCCGTGCGGCCGGAGGGTTTGCGGGCCACGCTGTCGATCGAGTCCGAGTACGACATCCCGGCCACCGCGCAGGTCACCGTGGCGAACCTCTCGCTCGTCGGCGAGCAGTACCTTGATTTCAGTTCGACGCAGGCCGGTGGGCCGTACATCCGCGACGGCGCGGTGTTGAGCCGCAACGTGGTGACGCAGGCGACCGTGGGGGAAACGCTGACGAACCTCCAGCGGCTGGTCGGGCAGATCGATCCGCAGCGACTCACGAGCATCGCGAACACGATCAACGCCGGGTGGCTGGGTCGCGAGGACGACATCACGAAGCTCGGCGAGTTCTCGAACCGGTTCTCGCGCAACGTCACCACGCAGCGCACCGAGTTCTCGGATCTGTTCGACACCGCACAGGAGTTCGTGCGCAAGGCCGACGGCATCGGACCGAAGCTGTCGGCCGGGTCGCGGGAACTGGCCGCGGGACAGAAGTCGTTCACCGAACTGTTCGCGCTCTTCCCGGGGTTGGCCCGGGCGACGAACGGTGCGGTCGCATGGAGCCAGGTGATCAACCCGTTCGTGACGAAGCTCAGCGACTACCTGCAGCGCATCCTGCCGAAGGTGACGCCGCCGCTGGCCGTGCTGCTGCCCCTGATCCGCCAGATCGCCCCGGTCACCCAGATCGACATCGCGTCGTTCGTCCAGCGCGGTCTGCAGATCGTCGACGAGAACGGAGTCGTCCGATTCCGTGTGGCCACCAAGTAA
- a CDS encoding sulfite exporter TauE/SafE family protein, whose protein sequence is MLIVAGFASGLVGYVTGLASIVSYPALLFAGLSPLQANVTNTVALVPVGIGSSAQSGKALLTDKRSLIRLGILSALGGVVGAAILLVSPAESFEVVVPYLVAFASVAVLAQPFLRRLAGHREMPRSFEAGIFAVSIYGGYFGAGAGVIFLALSLVLTANPLWRASLLKSALLGISNLVAALIFTVTGPVHWTAALAMGIGCLAGGWFGPPIVRRLPPTPLRIAIGIAGLGLAVWLAVR, encoded by the coding sequence ATGCTCATCGTCGCGGGGTTCGCCTCGGGACTGGTCGGGTACGTGACCGGTCTGGCGTCGATCGTCAGCTATCCCGCGCTGCTGTTCGCGGGGCTGAGCCCGCTGCAGGCCAACGTCACCAACACCGTCGCGCTGGTCCCGGTCGGGATCGGCAGCAGTGCCCAGTCGGGGAAGGCGCTGCTCACCGACAAGCGCAGCCTCATCCGGCTCGGCATCCTGTCCGCGCTCGGCGGGGTCGTCGGCGCGGCGATCCTGCTGGTCTCGCCGGCCGAGTCGTTCGAGGTGGTGGTCCCGTACCTGGTCGCGTTCGCCTCCGTCGCGGTGCTGGCCCAGCCGTTCCTCCGACGCCTGGCCGGGCACCGCGAGATGCCCCGGAGCTTCGAGGCCGGGATCTTCGCGGTGTCGATCTACGGCGGCTACTTCGGTGCGGGGGCCGGCGTCATCTTCCTGGCGCTGTCGTTGGTGTTGACGGCCAACCCGCTCTGGCGGGCGTCGCTGCTGAAGTCTGCGCTGCTGGGCATCAGCAACCTCGTCGCGGCGCTGATCTTCACGGTGACGGGCCCGGTGCACTGGACCGCGGCGCTCGCGATGGGCATCGGCTGCCTGGCCGGAGGGTGGTTCGGTCCGCCGATCGTCCGCCGGCTCCCGCCCACACCCCTGCGTATCGCCATCGGCATCGCCGGCCTGGGCCTCGCCGTGTGGCTCGCCGTCCGCTGA
- a CDS encoding MlaD family protein has product MAYHDPSGRGPSRVALLGLGAATLVVALVLAIPLTLYARGDLDTTVTVSAVAESVGDGLAAGGDVKYRGLIVGRVDGVTVADDGRQEITMSIDADQASAIPDQVSAAYAPSNLLGVTGIELQAAGSPAGPGAPGDGLRDGERITIGADSTNVSVADLLRQVGEISTTITGDEFTRTIDIADKVVAAVQPLVRSGLDLLTLAASRQQMPLAEFFRILGPASRGVADLEGPFDRVLINLTRSTAEYTDPRVVTGVKDSLSGLIGTVGGLGGLVGDNYDGLATLLDFLTVTGSPLGQTLRSIPPAVTDARELLGRLEKSMPTQNGKVTLQVGVAIAQMPQLAPFLQSLAPPAPRAPRAGAPRAGGR; this is encoded by the coding sequence ATGGCGTATCACGACCCCTCCGGACGCGGCCCCTCCCGCGTGGCGTTGCTGGGCCTCGGCGCGGCGACCCTCGTCGTCGCACTCGTGCTGGCCATCCCGCTCACCCTCTACGCCCGAGGCGATCTCGACACGACCGTGACGGTGTCGGCGGTCGCCGAGTCCGTCGGCGACGGGCTCGCCGCCGGCGGCGACGTGAAGTACCGCGGACTGATCGTCGGCCGGGTCGACGGGGTGACGGTGGCCGACGACGGCCGCCAGGAGATCACCATGTCGATCGACGCCGATCAGGCGTCGGCCATCCCCGATCAGGTGTCGGCGGCCTACGCGCCGTCGAACCTGTTGGGGGTGACCGGGATCGAACTGCAGGCGGCCGGCTCCCCGGCGGGTCCGGGGGCGCCCGGCGACGGCCTGCGTGACGGCGAACGGATCACCATCGGTGCGGACTCGACGAACGTGTCGGTGGCCGACCTGTTGCGACAGGTGGGCGAGATCTCGACGACCATCACCGGCGACGAGTTCACCCGCACCATCGACATCGCCGACAAGGTGGTCGCCGCGGTCCAGCCGCTCGTGCGGTCCGGGCTCGACCTGCTGACCCTCGCCGCGTCGCGGCAGCAGATGCCGCTCGCGGAGTTCTTCCGCATCCTCGGGCCGGCCAGTCGCGGCGTGGCCGACCTCGAGGGACCGTTCGACAGGGTGCTCATCAACCTCACCCGCTCGACCGCCGAGTACACCGATCCGCGGGTGGTCACCGGCGTCAAGGACTCGTTGTCGGGGTTGATCGGCACGGTCGGTGGTCTCGGCGGGCTGGTGGGCGACAACTACGACGGACTGGCCACCCTGCTCGACTTCCTCACCGTCACCGGATCGCCGCTCGGGCAGACCCTCCGGTCCATCCCGCCCGCGGTGACCGACGCACGGGAGCTGTTGGGCCGGTTGGAGAAGTCGATGCCCACCCAGAACGGCAAGGTAACCCTGCAGGTCGGGGTCGCGATCGCGCAGATGCCCCAGTTGGCGCCGTTCCTGCAGTCGTTGGCGCCCCCGGCGCCGCGCGCACCACGAGCCGGCGCCCCGAGAGCGGGTGGCCGATGA
- a CDS encoding MlaE family ABC transporter permease, with protein MAGSVGVSTRGSSSTARAIDALVSSIATLGRLIELTITSLVHLVRDIVTLRHPWRETLSQTIFFSGVAGIPAVLVAIPFGVILSVQVGSLTQQLGASSLAGAAGALGILQQGAPIASALLIGGAVGSAIAADLGARTVRDEIDAMRTMGIDPARRVVAPRLLAVVLVAPLVCIEIIFVGVTAGYFINVSFQGGAPGSYLGGFGQFAGVGDLVIAVGKSILFGVVVVAIACQRGLEARGGPRGVADAVNAAVVLGVVASFLLNLVVTQLVTMFVGRAG; from the coding sequence ATGGCGGGATCGGTGGGAGTCTCCACGCGCGGTTCGTCCTCGACCGCCCGCGCGATCGACGCGCTGGTGTCGTCGATCGCCACGTTGGGTCGGCTCATCGAACTGACGATCACCTCACTGGTCCACCTGGTCCGCGACATCGTCACGCTGCGCCATCCCTGGCGCGAGACCCTCTCGCAGACCATCTTCTTCTCCGGTGTCGCAGGCATCCCCGCGGTGCTGGTCGCGATCCCGTTCGGTGTCATCCTCTCGGTGCAGGTCGGCAGCCTCACCCAGCAGCTCGGCGCCTCGTCTTTGGCGGGCGCGGCCGGCGCCCTGGGCATCCTGCAGCAGGGTGCGCCGATCGCCTCGGCCCTGCTGATCGGTGGTGCGGTCGGTTCGGCGATCGCCGCCGACCTCGGTGCCCGCACCGTGCGCGACGAGATCGACGCGATGCGCACGATGGGTATCGACCCGGCCCGTCGGGTGGTGGCGCCCCGTCTGCTCGCGGTCGTCCTCGTCGCACCGCTGGTGTGCATCGAGATCATCTTCGTCGGCGTGACCGCCGGCTACTTCATCAACGTGTCGTTCCAGGGCGGCGCGCCCGGCAGCTATCTCGGCGGGTTCGGCCAGTTCGCCGGGGTCGGCGACCTCGTGATCGCGGTCGGCAAGTCGATCCTGTTCGGCGTCGTGGTCGTCGCCATCGCCTGCCAACGCGGGCTCGAGGCCCGCGGCGGACCCCGCGGTGTCGCCGACGCGGTCAACGCCGCGGTGGTCCTCGGTGTCGTGGCCTCGTTCCTGCTCAATCTCGTCGTCACCCAGCTCGTCACCATGTTCGTCGGCAGGGCGGGCTGA
- a CDS encoding ABC transporter permease, translating into MVGLQTYARSRRWTTSLGRAAEVPVSAVERIGHQVHFVFDVLRSIPHALRVYRRQTGAVLSDLMWGSGGLIVGGGSVVVLVVLGLSVGGSIGIESFATLKLFGIGPLTGFLSAYVNTRELGPIVVAIGFAAQAGCRMTAEIGSMRISEEIDALEAQAIRPIPFVVSTRVIAGIVTIIPLFLITLILSYLSCAFVVNTVNGQSSGTYYHYFNAFLAPVDMLFSVIKAVIFVVAVILIHCYQGFYASGGPEGVGVASGRAIKNSFVIIVVLDMLLTLIFWGSDVGFRFSG; encoded by the coding sequence ATGGTCGGTCTGCAGACCTACGCCCGGTCACGCCGATGGACGACGAGTCTCGGTCGTGCCGCCGAGGTCCCGGTGTCGGCCGTCGAACGCATCGGCCATCAGGTGCACTTCGTGTTCGACGTCCTGCGGTCGATCCCGCACGCGCTGCGCGTCTACCGCAGGCAGACCGGCGCGGTGCTGTCCGATCTCATGTGGGGATCGGGCGGGCTGATCGTCGGCGGCGGATCGGTCGTCGTACTGGTGGTGCTGGGGCTGTCGGTGGGCGGCTCCATCGGCATCGAGTCGTTCGCGACGTTGAAGCTCTTCGGGATCGGTCCGCTGACCGGATTTCTGTCGGCCTACGTCAACACCCGTGAGCTGGGACCGATCGTGGTGGCCATCGGGTTCGCAGCGCAGGCCGGGTGCCGCATGACCGCCGAGATCGGGTCGATGCGCATCTCCGAGGAGATCGACGCGCTGGAGGCGCAGGCGATCCGGCCCATCCCGTTCGTGGTCAGCACCCGGGTGATCGCCGGGATCGTCACCATCATCCCGCTGTTCCTGATCACCCTGATCCTCAGCTACCTGTCGTGTGCGTTCGTGGTCAACACCGTCAACGGTCAGTCGTCGGGTACCTACTACCACTACTTCAACGCGTTCCTCGCGCCGGTCGACATGCTGTTCTCGGTGATCAAGGCCGTGATCTTCGTGGTCGCGGTCATCCTCATCCACTGCTATCAGGGCTTCTACGCCAGCGGTGGACCCGAGGGGGTCGGGGTCGCCTCGGGACGTGCGATCAAGAACAGTTTCGTCATCATCGTCGTCCTCGACATGCTGCTGACGCTGATCTTCTGGGGTTCCGACGTCGGCTTCAGGTTCTCCGGCTGA
- a CDS encoding MlaD family protein: protein MRSVFAHRVPIRRDAVAVRRRQVLFGLGGVVVIVVVAVVAGLLYVVPFGSTDVTAEFTSSGQIRSGDEVRVAGIPVGSVQSVEVVGDHVEITFDVDDSVNLRDQTSADIRLSTAIGGHYLAVTPQGTEPLDGPIPRDRTSTPYELTDVITDSGAVVDKVDAQTARETFAQVNLALRGRSDSVRDIISQVAQVTTTLGDRDDDLDRAIAVTEEYIGALNDGRAKLLNLLRLVGVIGYRFYEFREQGLDTVRGVDALFAFLQPPVEALSGTIDPQIDKVKAIVDRVRTTLTGSGPVLDKLTQIANQLGSALGVSGSAPTLDLSKTVVDAPALCIPTPDRRC from the coding sequence ATGAGAAGCGTGTTCGCCCATCGTGTACCGATCCGCCGCGACGCGGTCGCGGTGCGACGGCGCCAGGTGCTGTTCGGTCTCGGGGGCGTGGTGGTCATCGTGGTCGTCGCCGTGGTGGCCGGTCTGCTCTACGTCGTGCCGTTCGGATCGACGGACGTGACCGCGGAGTTCACCTCCAGCGGTCAGATCCGATCCGGCGACGAGGTGCGGGTCGCGGGAATACCGGTGGGGTCGGTGCAGTCGGTGGAGGTCGTCGGCGACCACGTCGAGATCACCTTCGACGTCGACGACTCGGTGAACCTGCGCGATCAGACCAGCGCCGACATCCGCCTGTCCACTGCGATCGGCGGTCACTACCTGGCCGTCACGCCGCAGGGCACCGAACCGCTCGACGGGCCGATCCCGCGTGATCGCACCTCCACCCCCTACGAGCTGACCGACGTCATCACCGATTCGGGCGCCGTGGTCGACAAGGTCGATGCCCAGACCGCGCGCGAGACCTTCGCGCAGGTGAACCTCGCGCTGCGCGGACGCTCGGACTCGGTGCGCGACATCATCTCCCAGGTCGCGCAGGTCACCACCACGCTCGGCGACCGTGACGACGACCTCGACCGCGCGATCGCCGTCACCGAGGAGTACATCGGCGCCCTGAACGACGGCCGCGCCAAGCTGCTGAACCTGCTGCGGTTGGTGGGCGTGATCGGCTACCGCTTCTACGAGTTCCGCGAGCAAGGTCTGGACACCGTGCGCGGTGTCGACGCACTGTTCGCGTTCCTGCAGCCGCCGGTCGAGGCCCTGTCGGGCACCATCGACCCGCAGATCGACAAGGTCAAGGCCATCGTCGACCGGGTGCGGACGACGCTGACCGGCTCCGGACCCGTCCTGGACAAACTGACCCAGATCGCGAACCAACTGGGGTCGGCGCTCGGGGTGTCAGGGTCCGCACCGACCCTCGACCTGTCGAAGACGGTCGTCGACGCACCCGCCCTGTGCATCCCGACACCGGATCGGCGGTGCTGA
- a CDS encoding CaiB/BaiF CoA transferase family protein, translating to MTDAEPHDPTSPPAPTGALDGVRVLELGSLIAGPFGARLLGDMGADVIKIEAPGRPDPLRTWGQAERDGHRFLWTVYARNKRAVTLDLRDPRGRELFLELVDTADIIVENFRPGTLERLDLGYETLRERNRGIILVRVSGYGQTGPDAGKAGYASVAEAVSGLRYLNGYPDQPPPRLALSLGDTLAGMFAAQGALAALYRRNVTGEGQVVDTALNEACVAIQESTIPDYDMGGVVRGPSGTRLAGIAPSNIYPTADGTLVVIGANQDTVFGRLCAVMGRPELATHPRYATHGARGENQDELDDLIADWTRTRDRDALIADLSAAGVVVGPINTVAEVITDPQLIARGMIVDHHDERIGAPVKGAGIVPLMCGTPGLVRSAGPATPGHHNTEVYVDLLGHDDEALEELRRDGVV from the coding sequence ATGACCGATGCCGAACCCCACGATCCGACGTCGCCGCCCGCACCGACCGGCGCTCTGGACGGTGTCCGGGTGCTCGAACTGGGCAGCCTCATCGCGGGTCCGTTCGGTGCGCGACTGCTCGGCGACATGGGCGCCGACGTCATCAAGATCGAGGCGCCCGGGCGTCCGGACCCGCTGCGCACGTGGGGACAGGCCGAACGCGACGGCCACCGGTTCCTGTGGACGGTCTACGCCCGCAACAAGCGTGCGGTCACTCTCGACCTCCGCGATCCGCGGGGGCGCGAGCTGTTCCTCGAACTCGTCGACACTGCCGACATCATCGTGGAGAACTTCCGGCCGGGCACCCTCGAACGCCTCGACCTCGGGTACGAGACTCTGCGGGAACGCAATCGCGGCATCATCCTGGTGCGCGTCTCCGGATACGGCCAGACCGGACCGGACGCGGGCAAGGCCGGCTACGCCTCGGTCGCCGAGGCCGTGAGCGGACTCCGGTATCTCAACGGCTATCCCGATCAACCGCCGCCGCGCCTCGCACTCTCACTCGGCGACACCCTCGCGGGCATGTTCGCCGCGCAGGGCGCGCTCGCCGCGCTGTACCGGCGCAATGTCACCGGCGAGGGACAGGTCGTCGACACCGCGCTCAACGAGGCCTGCGTCGCCATCCAGGAATCGACGATCCCCGACTACGACATGGGCGGGGTGGTCCGCGGACCGTCGGGCACCCGGCTCGCCGGCATCGCCCCGTCGAACATCTACCCGACCGCCGACGGGACCCTGGTCGTGATCGGCGCCAACCAGGACACCGTGTTCGGCCGACTCTGCGCGGTGATGGGTCGGCCCGAGCTCGCGACCCACCCCCGCTACGCGACCCACGGCGCCCGCGGCGAGAACCAGGACGAGCTCGACGACCTCATCGCCGACTGGACCCGCACCCGGGATCGCGACGCGCTGATCGCCGACCTGTCGGCCGCGGGTGTCGTGGTCGGTCCGATCAACACCGTCGCCGAGGTGATCACCGACCCGCAGCTGATCGCCCGCGGCATGATCGTCGACCACCACGACGAGCGCATCGGAGCGCCGGTCAAGGGCGCAGGCATCGTCCCGCTGATGTGCGGCACCCCCGGATTGGTCCGCAGTGCCGGGCCCGCGACACCGGGCCACCACAACACCGAGGTCTACGTCGACCTCCTCGGCCACGACGACGAAGCGCTGGAGGAACTGCGGCGCGACGGAGTGGTCTGA
- a CDS encoding MlaD family protein produces MTTPSTVSASSGWRRWATRTVIVAAVIAVIVATVAAVRASDDSSNRSGCAIMSDSIGLYEGSNLTLLGVTIGRVTGVAPSDGHVRVNFSMESDVTLPANVSAVTTSDSIVTDRRLEIPTSYVGGATFDTANCIPLERTRTPKSLSEAFSAFDKLSAQLTDVGGRSPEQQQAVRTALASVDDSLKGTSEDFNRAVRGLGAALGDPQLRDTQLRSLISNGQQLADFFVQRWPDVQLAVDNLGKFAQALGQLTTELNPALVRLTSVVPKLASNLQRFDPILFTLLGLITPLVELLPTDQIVALLKSLPPVMSGLAAMAQDKQAGLAIKVAPPRVRVPVASAGATCAVLNRVLSGSCRPTPGAAGSVDTELLQMILGSGGIR; encoded by the coding sequence ATGACGACCCCGTCGACCGTGTCCGCGAGTTCCGGGTGGCGCCGCTGGGCCACCCGCACCGTGATCGTCGCCGCCGTCATCGCGGTGATCGTCGCGACCGTGGCCGCGGTCCGTGCCTCCGACGACTCCTCGAACCGTTCCGGGTGCGCCATCATGTCCGACTCCATCGGGTTGTACGAGGGCAGCAACCTCACGCTGCTCGGCGTCACGATCGGCAGGGTGACCGGCGTGGCCCCCTCCGACGGGCATGTCCGCGTGAACTTCTCGATGGAATCCGACGTGACGCTCCCCGCGAACGTGTCGGCGGTGACCACGTCGGACTCCATCGTCACCGATCGACGCCTGGAGATCCCGACCAGCTATGTCGGCGGAGCGACCTTCGACACCGCGAACTGCATCCCACTCGAGCGCACCCGCACCCCCAAGAGCCTGAGCGAGGCGTTCTCCGCCTTCGACAAGCTCTCCGCGCAGCTGACCGATGTGGGTGGCCGCTCACCCGAACAACAGCAGGCCGTGCGCACGGCACTGGCCTCGGTCGACGACAGCCTCAAGGGAACGTCCGAGGACTTCAACCGCGCCGTCCGCGGACTCGGTGCGGCGCTCGGGGATCCGCAGCTGCGCGACACCCAGCTGCGATCACTGATCTCGAACGGTCAGCAGCTCGCCGACTTCTTCGTCCAGCGGTGGCCGGATGTGCAACTCGCGGTGGACAACCTGGGGAAGTTCGCCCAGGCGCTCGGCCAGCTGACCACCGAGCTGAACCCGGCGCTGGTCCGACTGACCTCGGTGGTGCCGAAACTCGCGTCTAACCTGCAGCGGTTCGACCCCATCCTGTTCACGCTGCTCGGCCTCATCACACCGCTGGTGGAGCTGCTGCCGACCGACCAGATCGTCGCGCTGCTCAAGTCGTTGCCGCCGGTGATGTCGGGGCTGGCTGCGATGGCGCAGGACAAGCAGGCCGGTCTCGCGATCAAGGTCGCCCCGCCGCGTGTGCGCGTGCCGGTGGCCTCGGCGGGCGCGACCTGCGCCGTCCTCAACCGTGTGCTGTCCGGGTCGTGCAGGCCGACGCCCGGTGCGGCCGGATCCGTGGACACCGAGCTGCTGCAGATGATCCTGGGATCGGGAGGCATCCGATGA
- a CDS encoding MlaD family protein has translation MSIVWLALFVVVMIGATWVIVQALAPSVSGDQRTVTADFSDASGLSPGNDVRQMGVRVGRVSSVELHDDVARVTFRMQRSVPMFDNTDIAIRYLNLVGERYLDVFTDGPGSGREDTSAVIPRARTIPSFDITALFNGLRPVFKVLDPAEINEFTENILAVVQGRGPDLGSILDKLNQATALVADRSEMVAAFVTGLGSVAKEIEYKSPRLNELISRTGDALGALATDLDKTEQSLTIAAKALTPLRLVLSSLNDVYYGNYADIDRLLRKYIPATNDASDLLARIPGVLDSLLASVNSATKASYSCGRGQSVPGPITSVLLAGAPVVICR, from the coding sequence ATGTCGATCGTATGGCTGGCGTTGTTCGTGGTGGTGATGATCGGCGCGACGTGGGTCATCGTGCAGGCTTTGGCGCCGTCGGTCTCCGGCGATCAACGGACCGTGACCGCCGATTTCTCCGACGCGTCGGGCCTGTCGCCGGGCAACGACGTGCGACAGATGGGTGTCCGTGTGGGCCGGGTGTCGTCGGTGGAACTGCACGACGACGTCGCCCGGGTCACCTTCCGGATGCAGCGCTCGGTGCCGATGTTCGACAACACCGACATCGCCATCAGGTACCTGAACCTGGTGGGGGAGCGCTACCTCGACGTGTTCACCGACGGTCCGGGCAGCGGACGTGAGGACACCTCGGCGGTCATCCCGCGGGCTCGGACCATCCCGTCGTTCGACATCACCGCGCTGTTCAACGGACTCCGACCGGTGTTCAAGGTGCTCGACCCGGCCGAGATCAACGAGTTCACCGAGAACATCCTCGCCGTCGTGCAGGGTCGCGGCCCCGATCTCGGTTCCATCCTGGACAAACTGAACCAGGCCACCGCGCTGGTCGCCGACCGCTCGGAGATGGTCGCGGCCTTCGTCACCGGACTCGGCTCGGTGGCGAAGGAGATCGAGTACAAGTCGCCGCGCCTGAACGAACTGATCAGCCGGACCGGGGATGCGTTGGGCGCGTTGGCCACCGATCTCGACAAGACCGAGCAGTCGCTGACGATCGCGGCCAAGGCGCTCACCCCACTGCGGCTGGTGCTGTCGAGCCTCAACGACGTCTACTACGGCAACTACGCCGACATCGACCGGTTGCTGCGCAAGTACATCCCGGCGACGAACGACGCCTCCGACCTCCTCGCACGCATCCCCGGCGTCCTCGATTCGTTGCTGGCGTCGGTCAACTCGGCCACGAAGGCCTCCTACAGCTGCGGTCGGGGGCAGTCGGTGCCCGGACCGATCACCTCCGTACTGCTCGCCGGCGCACCGGTGGTGATCTGCCGATGA